One window from the genome of Paenibacillus azoreducens encodes:
- a CDS encoding DUF4850 domain-containing protein yields MNFQITKRSGIRMRRIGLEKYKSQRSRRYIMAAAVIIILLFTTSLSHPGLMSADQQHITGKLNQNGGSSDSGEVSIPDYGTDSGSASQIAVQCGVLKLRQSTESTAQIPLYCISGKFHGEFVPSNLPHRELPVIQGVSLPATELTRWGAYLLNGGSNHGYLLLAPRSWKVVTAETGMNGSVKVEMQDSGNPRIHMTYQDVGACMGCAAQMMGSYFPDMRKWAEEQGFAGEPPVFESRVELNEHMTQFVLNNDNGAYKTYGAAYRFLDPDNAQFTSLEIEAPEAQVQTVHTMLDFYAKHPTAFVY; encoded by the coding sequence GTGAACTTCCAAATCACGAAAAGGTCCGGGATCCGCATGAGACGTATTGGATTAGAAAAATATAAGAGCCAGCGAAGCAGACGTTACATTATGGCAGCGGCGGTTATCATTATACTGTTATTTACGACTTCGCTTTCGCATCCAGGGTTGATGTCGGCTGACCAACAGCATATAACGGGAAAGCTGAATCAGAACGGGGGATCATCTGATTCAGGTGAAGTGTCCATCCCTGACTATGGAACCGATTCCGGCAGTGCAAGCCAGATCGCGGTGCAATGCGGGGTTCTCAAGCTGAGGCAATCCACGGAAAGCACTGCGCAGATTCCTTTGTACTGCATATCCGGCAAATTTCATGGCGAATTTGTTCCATCGAATCTTCCGCACAGAGAACTGCCGGTGATACAAGGGGTTTCTCTTCCGGCCACGGAATTAACGCGTTGGGGGGCATATCTGCTGAACGGAGGCAGCAATCACGGTTATCTTTTGTTGGCACCGCGCAGTTGGAAAGTTGTTACGGCAGAAACTGGCATGAACGGATCGGTAAAAGTAGAAATGCAGGACTCCGGTAATCCTCGGATCCATATGACTTATCAGGATGTAGGGGCTTGTATGGGCTGTGCTGCCCAGATGATGGGGAGCTATTTTCCGGATATGAGAAAATGGGCGGAAGAACAGGGATTCGCTGGAGAACCGCCGGTGTTTGAAAGCAGAGTGGAATTAAATGAGCATATGACGCAATTCGTTCTGAATAATGATAACGGAGCCTATAAAACGTATGGAGCGGCGTATCGCTTTCTTGATCCGGACAATGCTCAATTTACATCGCTGGAGATAGAAGCTCCTGAAGCCCAGGTTCAAACCGTGCATACCATGCTTGATTTTTATGCCAAACATCCGACGGCATTTGTGTATTAA
- a CDS encoding GntR family transcriptional regulator gives MWIPIQLNENSAEPLYHQIESQLRSLIISGQIKEGTLLPSIREFAGGLNCSVITVRRVYQDLENEGLLRTKQGTGTFVAKVGDTQREVFRREAVEEALKSAVDVGLSVKCEEEELKQLFLSILHRKYHPEQEEGEA, from the coding sequence GTGTGGATTCCTATACAACTGAATGAAAATAGCGCTGAACCGCTGTACCATCAGATTGAATCCCAGTTAAGATCGCTGATCATTAGCGGACAAATCAAGGAGGGGACCCTATTGCCATCCATCAGGGAATTTGCGGGAGGATTAAACTGCAGCGTCATCACCGTTCGCCGGGTGTACCAGGATCTGGAGAATGAAGGACTGCTGCGAACCAAACAGGGGACCGGAACATTTGTCGCCAAGGTAGGCGATACGCAGCGTGAGGTGTTCAGACGGGAAGCGGTTGAAGAAGCGTTAAAATCAGCGGTCGATGTCGGTTTATCCGTTAAATGCGAAGAGGAAGAACTGAAACAGCTTTTCTTATCGATACTGCATAGAAAATATCACCCGGAGCAGGAAGAAGGTGAAGCATAA
- a CDS encoding ABC transporter ATP-binding protein → MEQVAVEFKGIEKKMRHKLIGPIDLKLPQGHVIGLIGENGSGKSTLIHMILRIVFPDRGSIAWFGENYQHEIPWDIRSKIGFVSEKSNTEEDNLTAEEAAEFRALWYRDWDQQYFEDLLGKFKVPRNIKLRKMSKGERRKYEISAALAPHPKLLLLDEPSSGLDPFAWKLMIDELRSFMEPGDVTILLSTHIVDEVKRLADYVVLMNHGKLHGMAEKDSLMDNWKEIWINGSMDVVDDLPGIIQVQHEFQGVIRMITTECLEVEKILHDSGIQVLKTRMLELDEILELWLKGHLPAGVQPGKGD, encoded by the coding sequence ATGGAACAGGTTGCCGTCGAATTCAAAGGCATTGAAAAAAAGATGCGGCATAAACTGATCGGTCCCATCGATTTGAAGCTGCCGCAAGGCCATGTCATCGGCTTGATCGGTGAAAACGGTTCGGGAAAAAGCACGCTTATTCACATGATATTGAGAATTGTGTTTCCAGATCGGGGCAGCATCGCCTGGTTTGGCGAGAACTATCAGCATGAAATTCCCTGGGATATTCGCAGCAAGATCGGGTTTGTGTCCGAAAAATCAAATACAGAGGAAGACAATCTGACCGCGGAAGAAGCGGCGGAGTTCAGGGCGCTATGGTACCGCGATTGGGATCAGCAATATTTTGAAGACCTGCTTGGGAAGTTCAAGGTTCCGCGAAACATCAAACTGAGGAAAATGTCCAAGGGGGAGCGGCGCAAATACGAAATTTCCGCAGCGCTTGCACCGCATCCGAAGCTGCTTCTGCTGGATGAGCCTTCATCCGGGCTGGATCCTTTTGCCTGGAAGCTGATGATCGATGAGCTTCGGAGTTTTATGGAACCCGGTGATGTTACAATTTTGCTCTCGACCCATATCGTTGACGAAGTCAAACGGCTGGCCGATTATGTGGTGCTGATGAACCACGGGAAACTGCATGGGATGGCGGAAAAAGACAGTTTGATGGATAACTGGAAAGAAATCTGGATTAACGGAAGTATGGATGTGGTGGATGATTTGCCTGGAATTATTCAGGTTCAGCATGAATTTCAAGGCGTCATACGGATGATTACGACAGAATGCCTGGAAGTGGAAAAGATTTTGCATGACTCGGGTATCCAGGTGCTAAAAACTAGAATGCTCGAGCTTGATGAAATATTGGAGTTATGGTTAAAAGGCCATCTGCCTGCAGGAGTGCAGCCAGGGAAAGGGGATTAA
- a CDS encoding ABC transporter ATP-binding protein, with the protein MVSLQLDHVFKQYGEKTAVNNISLEVEKGEIYGLLGANGAGKTTTMRMVLGLIYPDGGDIRYHGKPYSNELTRVMGYLPEERGLYPKVKVSEQIVYLARLRGMSKQDADKSLRYWLDRFEVPEYYDKRIEELSKGNQQKMGFIAAIVHKPQILILDEAFSGLDPVNVELLKSTVKELRDNGTSILFSTHRMEHVEELCRRITILHRSNTVVQGDIKEIKSRYPREEVILYTQGQVTRLESIPGVKSVERVERGYHIHIQTPETAQLILRQAMAETTVERFEIKEPTLNQIFIQEVGESNE; encoded by the coding sequence ATGGTATCTTTACAACTGGATCATGTGTTTAAGCAGTATGGGGAAAAGACCGCGGTGAACAACATTTCGCTGGAGGTCGAAAAAGGTGAAATTTACGGTCTCTTGGGCGCGAACGGCGCCGGAAAGACGACAACGATGCGGATGGTGCTCGGATTGATTTATCCGGATGGAGGCGACATTCGTTATCACGGCAAACCTTACAGCAATGAGCTGACGCGCGTGATGGGATATCTGCCGGAAGAACGGGGATTGTACCCGAAGGTTAAAGTAAGCGAACAAATCGTCTATTTGGCGCGGTTGCGGGGGATGTCCAAACAGGATGCCGATAAAAGCCTGCGTTACTGGCTCGACCGTTTCGAAGTGCCGGAATATTACGATAAGCGGATCGAGGAATTGTCCAAAGGGAATCAGCAGAAGATGGGTTTTATCGCTGCCATCGTGCACAAGCCGCAAATTTTGATTTTGGATGAAGCCTTTAGCGGTTTGGACCCGGTCAATGTGGAGCTGCTCAAATCGACGGTAAAAGAACTGCGGGATAATGGAACAAGTATTTTGTTTTCGACGCATCGCATGGAACATGTCGAGGAGTTATGCCGCCGCATTACCATCCTTCACCGGTCTAATACGGTAGTGCAGGGTGATATTAAAGAGATCAAAAGCCGCTACCCGCGTGAAGAAGTCATTTTATACACTCAAGGGCAAGTAACCCGTCTAGAGTCTATTCCTGGCGTTAAATCGGTGGAGCGCGTGGAGCGCGGCTACCATATCCATATCCAAACACCGGAGACTGCCCAGTTGATTTTACGGCAAGCCATGGCCGAGACGACAGTGGAGCGCTTTGAGATCAAAGAGCCAACGTTGAACCAAATCTTTATTCAAGAGGTAGGTGAGTCTAATGAATAA
- a CDS encoding ABC transporter permease, protein MNNTLGTIIGFTFKNKVKTKSFLVTTLVLALLITVGMNLPYLIKQFSGGDDGKAEQIGLMYGSQQEAAAQLEKYAAASGSKDFVFVKYEGNAEEQLKNDVQNGKLEGYLKFEEDPADKSFPKAVYAGKGDMSRGLNAYLQAALQNVKTSMIAKDSLTAEQISALSKPVSLSSLDISDKAQANAASGDAEKNNNQKVMNYIIVYFLMILFFTSNMMTGNMIAAEVTAEKSSRIMEILITSVSPLNQMFGKIIGIFLVGITQMLAFGVVIAVNIMLPHNVGILEEFHLSLADINISVLVYGLLFYILGYFLFAVLYAAVGSLVSRTEELGQAVMPITMIGLATFYIGIFSINTPNSMLIKITSFIPFTAPTSMLVRVGMSDVAVWQILISLALLVVSILIFGWLSAKIYRTGVLMYGKRPSFKELRKAMKAYKI, encoded by the coding sequence ATGAATAATACATTAGGTACCATTATCGGGTTTACTTTTAAAAATAAAGTCAAAACAAAATCTTTTCTGGTCACGACATTGGTGTTAGCTCTCCTCATTACCGTCGGGATGAATCTTCCTTATCTGATCAAACAGTTCAGCGGCGGGGATGACGGAAAAGCGGAACAAATCGGTTTGATGTACGGCAGCCAGCAGGAAGCGGCGGCGCAGCTGGAGAAATATGCGGCGGCTTCCGGCAGTAAGGACTTTGTATTCGTCAAATACGAAGGAAACGCGGAAGAACAACTGAAAAATGATGTGCAAAACGGCAAATTGGAAGGGTATTTGAAATTTGAAGAAGATCCTGCCGACAAATCGTTTCCGAAAGCGGTATATGCAGGCAAGGGGGATATGAGTCGCGGGTTGAATGCTTACCTGCAAGCCGCTTTGCAAAATGTAAAAACTTCGATGATTGCCAAAGACTCCTTGACTGCGGAACAGATCAGCGCCCTGAGCAAGCCGGTTTCGCTAAGCTCGCTTGATATCTCCGACAAAGCCCAAGCCAATGCGGCGAGCGGAGATGCGGAGAAAAACAACAATCAAAAAGTCATGAACTATATTATCGTCTACTTCTTGATGATCCTGTTCTTCACTTCTAACATGATGACAGGCAATATGATCGCGGCTGAAGTCACAGCCGAAAAAAGCTCGCGTATTATGGAAATTCTTATTACCAGCGTATCGCCGCTGAACCAAATGTTCGGCAAAATCATCGGGATCTTCCTGGTGGGCATTACCCAAATGTTAGCCTTCGGCGTGGTCATTGCCGTCAACATCATGCTGCCGCATAACGTAGGCATACTGGAAGAATTCCATCTCAGCCTTGCGGATATCAATATTTCTGTATTGGTATATGGCTTGCTGTTCTATATTTTGGGATATTTCCTGTTCGCGGTTCTATATGCCGCTGTAGGTTCCCTTGTCAGCCGCACCGAAGAGCTCGGCCAGGCGGTTATGCCGATTACAATGATCGGACTCGCAACGTTCTACATCGGTATCTTCAGCATCAATACGCCGAACAGCATGCTGATTAAAATTACAAGCTTTATTCCGTTCACGGCGCCAACTTCCATGTTGGTCCGAGTCGGCATGAGCGATGTCGCGGTATGGCAAATCTTGATTTCGCTGGCGCTCCTGGTCGTGTCGATCCTGATTTTCGGCTGGTTGTCGGCCAAAATCTACCGTACCGGCGTGTTGATGTACGGCAAACGTCCATCGTTTAAAGAGCTGCGTAAAGCAATGAAGGCATATAAGATTTAA
- a CDS encoding TraB/GumN family protein, whose translation MKNWKRMLLSIFISAGLITSAAPAMAAPSQPAAVKVNDQNVKYAGGAPVIDQGTTFVPLKMTLQAMDAKLTDAADGTIHAVVNDKTITLKSKLKRINGVTYAPIRVVGDAAGYEVRWDAKTRTILLAPKAGASAKTGGRGFMWEVEKNGNTVYLVGSIHIANDSFYPLRPEFEKAFAKADYLGVEIDLSKAADEAQQKLIMDLGMYQDGTTLKDHVSSATYTKVGKILKQSGMKPDALDAFKPWVVGTTINSLKSVKAGYEAASGIDLYFIQKAIERKIPVLELESYESQLGMFNGFSKELQEKNLNDVLDNFDVLDDTVDKMAEMWKTGSEEQLLELTNSMAADEEYNKAMLIDRNIKMADKIDGYLKNGKKEEYFIVVGAAHYLGEHGIVKLLEDKGYKVVRK comes from the coding sequence ATGAAAAATTGGAAACGAATGCTCTTATCGATTTTTATCTCGGCTGGGCTTATTACCTCAGCAGCACCTGCCATGGCTGCACCTTCGCAGCCGGCAGCAGTCAAAGTGAATGATCAAAATGTTAAATATGCCGGAGGCGCACCGGTCATCGACCAGGGGACAACGTTTGTTCCACTGAAGATGACGCTCCAGGCCATGGATGCGAAGCTTACGGATGCGGCAGATGGCACGATTCACGCGGTAGTCAACGACAAAACGATTACGCTAAAAAGCAAGCTCAAACGAATCAATGGCGTGACTTATGCCCCTATTCGGGTAGTTGGCGATGCAGCGGGCTATGAGGTTCGCTGGGATGCTAAGACGCGTACGATTCTGCTGGCTCCCAAAGCAGGCGCATCCGCCAAAACGGGTGGTCGCGGATTCATGTGGGAAGTGGAGAAGAACGGTAATACAGTGTATTTGGTAGGCTCCATTCATATTGCCAATGACAGCTTCTACCCGCTGCGTCCGGAATTTGAAAAAGCGTTTGCCAAGGCGGACTATCTCGGCGTAGAGATTGATTTAAGCAAAGCAGCCGACGAGGCGCAGCAAAAACTGATTATGGATCTGGGCATGTATCAGGATGGAACCACGCTGAAGGATCATGTGTCCAGTGCCACTTATACCAAAGTTGGCAAGATTCTGAAGCAAAGCGGCATGAAGCCGGATGCTTTGGACGCATTTAAACCTTGGGTAGTGGGAACCACGATCAACAGTCTGAAATCGGTAAAGGCCGGGTACGAGGCGGCTTCGGGGATCGACCTGTATTTCATCCAGAAAGCGATCGAGCGTAAAATTCCGGTACTGGAGCTGGAATCCTATGAATCTCAGCTTGGTATGTTCAATGGTTTCTCCAAGGAATTGCAGGAGAAAAATCTCAACGATGTTCTGGACAACTTTGACGTGCTGGATGACACGGTGGATAAGATGGCTGAGATGTGGAAAACAGGCAGCGAGGAGCAGCTCCTGGAGTTGACAAACAGCATGGCCGCTGATGAGGAATATAACAAAGCGATGCTGATCGACAGAAACATCAAAATGGCCGATAAAATTGACGGATACTTGAAAAACGGTAAAAAAGAGGAGTATTTCATTGTGGTTGGCGCAGCCCACTATCTGGGCGAGCATGGAATCGTCAAGCTGCTGGAGGATAAAGGATACAAGGTTGTTCGGAAATAA
- a CDS encoding erythromycin esterase family protein has translation MKPTFAKIMKFSTICAIVTSIGITSGTVSAAPAAKPVPVKSNPIQTIEFKTNDKFEDLRFLKNVIGNKKIVMIGESSHGAAEFNKSKARLVQFLHKEMGFNVLAFESGLGDTSGTYANISKLTGEETLRKSIYPVWHAKELVPMFDYIKQQSTSKQPLILTGFDMQPNPDFGRFMETWFAPIDKQFAVEAKNLEKKLTNIYYNVDWNQADWDQDYTYVLDGYTKIQKFMAENEAALQKDFPNNKTIMPIMKHVIADRIYMIQNMLKYQVAYNNLTPENYVVSKSLRENVAYLRDEMMASTLTWLVDNIYKDQKVIVWGHNYHVRKNNSVMDSPVQLHLYEGGSVQNMGELMPSRLKQKTYTIGLFMYEGATAGNDGKAMPVSTTKDPDSVESILKSTGKSYAFVDLTSPYNKEWKNSTHNGMYWGMIEEPFVPSQQYDGILFIKKTTPSVYLK, from the coding sequence GTGAAACCTACATTTGCAAAAATCATGAAATTTAGCACGATCTGCGCTATTGTAACATCCATTGGAATTACTTCAGGAACGGTGTCTGCCGCACCGGCTGCCAAGCCGGTACCCGTCAAGTCGAACCCGATTCAGACCATTGAGTTCAAGACGAATGACAAGTTCGAAGACTTGAGATTCCTCAAGAATGTGATCGGGAATAAAAAAATCGTGATGATCGGCGAGAGCTCGCATGGCGCGGCCGAGTTCAACAAATCGAAAGCGAGACTGGTGCAATTTTTACATAAAGAAATGGGGTTTAATGTTCTTGCATTCGAATCGGGACTCGGAGATACTAGCGGTACTTATGCTAATATTTCAAAATTAACAGGCGAAGAAACGCTGCGTAAATCGATCTATCCGGTGTGGCACGCGAAGGAATTGGTTCCAATGTTCGATTATATTAAGCAGCAATCGACGTCGAAGCAGCCGCTGATTCTAACCGGATTCGATATGCAGCCGAATCCCGATTTCGGCCGGTTCATGGAGACATGGTTCGCACCAATCGACAAGCAGTTCGCTGTAGAAGCCAAAAATCTAGAAAAGAAGCTGACAAACATTTATTACAATGTGGATTGGAATCAGGCGGATTGGGATCAGGATTATACGTATGTGCTCGACGGATATACGAAGATCCAGAAGTTCATGGCAGAGAATGAAGCTGCGCTGCAGAAGGATTTTCCGAATAATAAGACCATCATGCCGATTATGAAACATGTCATCGCGGATCGCATCTATATGATTCAGAACATGCTCAAGTATCAGGTGGCTTACAACAATCTGACGCCGGAGAATTATGTGGTCTCCAAGAGCTTGCGTGAGAATGTGGCTTACCTGCGCGATGAGATGATGGCAAGTACATTGACTTGGCTTGTGGATAATATCTACAAGGATCAGAAAGTGATCGTATGGGGGCATAACTATCATGTCCGGAAGAACAATTCCGTGATGGATTCGCCGGTTCAACTTCACCTTTACGAGGGCGGCTCGGTGCAGAACATGGGGGAACTGATGCCATCGCGTTTGAAACAAAAAACATATACGATCGGTCTGTTCATGTACGAAGGTGCAACTGCAGGGAATGACGGAAAGGCGATGCCAGTAAGCACGACGAAGGACCCGGACAGCGTGGAATCGATTTTGAAAAGCACCGGTAAATCTTACGCATTCGTGGATTTGACCTCACCTTATAATAAAGAATGGAAGAACAGTACGCATAACGGCATGTATTGGGGCATGATCGAAGAACCATTCGTGCCGAGCCAGCAGTATGACGGCATATTATTTATCAAAAAGACAACACCGTCTGTATATTTAAAATAA
- a CDS encoding putative holin-like toxin: protein MEVKDALTIMFLFGSFILALLTYINNNNKRK from the coding sequence ATGGAAGTAAAGGATGCATTAACGATTATGTTCCTATTTGGATCATTCATTCTTGCTCTTTTAACTTACATTAATAATAACAACAAGAGAAAGTAA
- a CDS encoding sialidase family protein, whose protein sequence is MANIQISPSASNQFEPSIAVNWLNPSVMVAVAVDLRAGPALIGLYKSIDAGVTWSTQLLPLPTGFASMDSPHIDYKFPNTFVVVANALDTDGLSGTIVTYTSSDNASTFGPPVIVNQGFGQFVSNDQVVVIIDKAGSSPFFGNIYAGYTHAYNTQFIPGNTIFFNRSQNGGNAFSDPILLSSVNEFEKFPGIAITLNGIVIVGWITQPPGSSSFNTRTSQDGGATFGPETMVTSVVVVPSPLPGYQFRCLTFPSLAGDTSNSPTTRGNVYAVWQDFRQGYSDIFLSVSTNFGLDWSAPKPVANSPAGSQNFFPAITVSPTDGAVFVSYYTNRVNPPNLDVFLATSRDGGNTFTNTRITTTSFSVTGLALIGDYIGNAVVPQTGRLVTVWTDTRTGVENIWFGDNQ, encoded by the coding sequence ATGGCAAACATACAAATATCGCCAAGTGCGAGTAATCAATTTGAGCCATCCATTGCGGTCAATTGGCTCAATCCCTCCGTTATGGTGGCGGTGGCAGTCGATTTAAGGGCAGGTCCTGCATTGATTGGCTTGTACAAGTCAATCGATGCAGGCGTAACATGGAGCACGCAGTTACTTCCACTGCCAACTGGATTCGCTAGCATGGATTCGCCCCATATTGATTATAAATTTCCCAATACATTCGTCGTGGTAGCAAACGCCCTTGATACAGACGGTCTCAGCGGCACGATCGTGACTTATACGTCCAGCGACAACGCATCTACGTTTGGACCACCTGTCATTGTAAACCAGGGATTTGGACAGTTTGTCAGTAACGATCAGGTTGTTGTTATCATCGATAAGGCGGGATCAAGCCCGTTTTTTGGAAACATTTATGCCGGTTATACACATGCTTATAACACGCAATTTATACCGGGAAATACAATATTCTTTAATCGTTCCCAAAATGGGGGCAATGCGTTTTCGGATCCAATTCTCCTCTCTTCTGTCAACGAATTTGAAAAATTCCCCGGAATTGCAATCACATTAAATGGGATTGTTATCGTAGGATGGATTACCCAACCTCCCGGCAGCAGCAGTTTTAATACTCGAACATCACAAGACGGTGGAGCGACATTCGGGCCCGAGACTATGGTTACATCCGTTGTTGTCGTACCTTCGCCGTTACCAGGATATCAGTTCAGATGCCTGACCTTCCCATCCTTAGCAGGGGATACCTCAAACTCCCCAACGACGCGAGGAAATGTCTACGCCGTCTGGCAGGACTTTCGGCAAGGTTATTCCGATATCTTTCTGTCTGTCTCGACAAACTTTGGCTTAGATTGGAGTGCGCCTAAGCCCGTTGCAAATAGTCCGGCGGGTTCCCAGAACTTTTTCCCAGCGATCACCGTTTCACCAACGGATGGAGCGGTTTTTGTTTCCTACTACACCAATCGGGTCAATCCACCTAATCTTGACGTTTTTCTTGCTACATCCAGGGACGGGGGAAATACGTTTACCAATACCCGCATTACGACGACTTCGTTTAGTGTTACGGGCCTTGCTTTAATTGGAGACTATATTGGAAATGCAGTTGTCCCTCAGACAGGCCGGCTTGTAACCGTTTGGACAGACACTCGGACAGGGGTGGAAAACATTTGGTTTGGCGATAACCAATAA
- a CDS encoding TetR/AcrR family transcriptional regulator: MGQRGRKKGASGEQSRGLLLSIATEEFALRGYHETKISSIVEKAGVTQPTFYLYFENKEALFQELVHLFRSRLSEYTQKSRLEPGIEKTLIRQRIAGGLTPFFRFFIEEPHLASIGFLVAPQAAEIKDQLADQILANLISEQQAGYFREDLDMGIVADSLVGMMERFIATQKARANKEPEVLADEVVRLFLYGIAAP, encoded by the coding sequence ATGGGGCAGAGAGGAAGAAAGAAAGGAGCGAGCGGCGAACAAAGTCGAGGGTTATTGTTAAGCATCGCCACAGAAGAATTTGCCTTGCGAGGATATCATGAGACGAAGATAAGCAGCATCGTTGAGAAGGCCGGTGTTACCCAACCAACCTTCTACCTTTACTTCGAGAATAAAGAGGCGTTGTTTCAAGAGTTGGTCCATTTATTTCGATCCCGGTTGAGCGAATATACCCAGAAAAGTCGCCTCGAACCAGGTATTGAAAAAACACTCATCCGTCAAAGAATTGCGGGGGGGCTTACGCCATTCTTCCGGTTTTTCATCGAAGAACCCCATCTGGCCAGTATCGGTTTTTTGGTTGCTCCCCAGGCGGCCGAGATTAAAGACCAATTGGCCGATCAGATTCTTGCGAACCTGATTTCGGAGCAGCAGGCAGGCTATTTCCGTGAAGACCTGGATATGGGGATCGTTGCAGATAGTCTCGTGGGCATGATGGAACGCTTTATAGCGACACAAAAAGCTCGCGCGAATAAAGAGCCGGAGGTTTTGGCGGATGAGGTTGTACGTCTATTTTTATATGGAATTGCAGCACCGTAG